Proteins encoded within one genomic window of Granulicella pectinivorans:
- a CDS encoding transglutaminase family protein: protein MYYSIRHLTKFLYSNMVSESMMETRMHPRSDQNQRCLTFHLSVSPRCRVFSYRDHLSNHVHHFDIPGQHGQLVIVAESLVEVQPSVAIPWFLAPGAWEELDAMVEQGDYWEMLFPSEFTEPTPALDELAQHFDVRRKDDPLMCLHELNRQIYEYFDYVPKSTKVDSPIDVALNSRKGVCQDFAHVMLTLVRSKLRIPCRYVSGYLFHGGGNDRSSHSATHAWVEALIPQLGWVGFDPTNHLVAGDRHIRTAIGRDYADVPPTHGMFRGRAKSELSVAVRVTPSVGTPSLDQEMPVPEDWSILVEKAQALPEQPPPPSRQQQMAQQQQQVD from the coding sequence ATGTACTACTCGATACGGCATTTGACGAAGTTCCTGTACTCGAACATGGTGAGCGAGAGCATGATGGAGACGCGGATGCATCCGCGGAGCGACCAGAACCAGCGCTGCCTGACGTTTCACCTGTCGGTGAGTCCGCGATGTCGCGTGTTCAGCTATCGGGATCATCTGTCGAACCATGTACACCACTTCGATATTCCTGGGCAGCATGGGCAATTGGTGATTGTGGCGGAGTCGCTTGTGGAGGTGCAACCTTCGGTGGCGATTCCCTGGTTCCTTGCTCCCGGAGCGTGGGAAGAGCTGGATGCGATGGTTGAGCAGGGCGACTACTGGGAGATGTTGTTTCCGAGCGAGTTTACGGAGCCTACGCCGGCGCTCGATGAACTGGCACAGCATTTCGATGTGCGGCGCAAGGACGATCCGCTGATGTGCCTGCATGAGCTGAACCGGCAGATCTATGAGTATTTCGACTATGTGCCGAAGTCGACGAAGGTGGATTCGCCGATCGACGTGGCGCTGAACAGCCGGAAGGGCGTGTGCCAGGACTTTGCGCATGTGATGCTGACGCTGGTGCGGTCGAAGCTGAGGATTCCGTGCCGGTATGTGAGCGGGTATCTTTTCCATGGCGGTGGGAATGACCGGAGCTCGCACTCGGCGACACATGCCTGGGTGGAAGCGCTGATTCCGCAACTGGGGTGGGTCGGGTTCGATCCGACGAACCATTTAGTGGCGGGAGACCGGCATATCCGGACGGCGATTGGACGGGATTATGCGGATGTTCCCCCGACGCACGGGATGTTCCGGGGACGGGCCAAGAGCGAGTTGAGCGTCGCGGTTCGGGTTACGCCCTCGGTCGGGACACCGTCGCTGGACCAGGAGATGCCGGTGCCGGAGGATTGGTCGATCCTGGTGGAGAAGGCACAGGCGTTGCCGGAACAGCCGCCACCGCCTTCGCGGCAGCAGCAGATGGCGCAACAGCAGCAACAGGTGGACTAG
- a CDS encoding zinc dependent phospholipase C family protein: protein MPVLRSLPRLRSLMALLLLLLIPARPAAAYSVLSHEEVVDMAWLTTIVPMLKARFPNMTDADIVTAHSYAYGGSVIQDIGYYPFGNPYYSDLLHYVRTGDFVSSLIRESKDPNEYAFALGALAHYCGDVYGHPAVNLATANEFPKDRKLFGHIVTYDNDKVAHLRTEFGFDVIQVAHGRYSQQNYRDFIGFQVSKTLLENAFQETYGVPMNSVMTHEDLAIATYRKAVSSIIPNMTAVAAKHYKKEIQAENPGYEKKKFIYRLHNTEFEKTYGKGYIHPGFGTRFLGFIVEHLPKIGPLKALKLSLPDADTQAIYLKSINTTVDNYKLSLAKVIPPQASVPGVPTPALPMKPAQPLDPAAVKAAASGQATPPSPETVTNSQPATAAPLPVTVAAPKPDATLASAPDLLAGVQKAPDLAEIDLDTGKPSRLGEYRLADLTYARLLDDLLRKNKDKTTLTPDLHQSFKDFYAGTRPEPVWYQKTPKDWAALTSNLATLDALPMAPAPPPPAPSGVPAPAALEKE from the coding sequence ATGCCCGTTCTTCGTTCGCTCCCTCGTCTTCGCTCCCTGATGGCGTTGCTCCTGCTCCTCCTCATCCCCGCCCGACCCGCAGCCGCCTACTCCGTCCTCTCCCACGAAGAGGTCGTCGACATGGCCTGGCTCACCACCATCGTCCCCATGCTCAAGGCCCGCTTCCCGAACATGACCGACGCCGACATCGTCACCGCGCACTCCTACGCCTACGGCGGCTCCGTCATTCAGGACATCGGCTACTACCCCTTCGGGAACCCCTACTACTCCGACCTTCTCCACTACGTCCGCACCGGCGACTTCGTCTCCTCGCTCATCCGCGAGTCCAAAGACCCCAACGAGTACGCCTTTGCACTCGGAGCCCTCGCCCACTACTGCGGTGACGTCTACGGCCACCCCGCCGTCAACCTGGCCACCGCCAACGAATTCCCCAAAGACCGCAAGCTTTTCGGCCACATCGTCACCTACGACAACGACAAAGTCGCCCACCTCCGCACCGAGTTCGGCTTCGACGTCATCCAGGTCGCGCACGGCCGCTACTCGCAACAGAACTACCGCGACTTCATCGGATTCCAGGTATCGAAAACTCTTCTTGAAAACGCCTTCCAGGAAACCTACGGCGTCCCCATGAACTCCGTCATGACCCACGAAGACCTTGCCATCGCCACCTACCGCAAGGCAGTCTCCAGCATCATCCCCAACATGACCGCCGTCGCCGCCAAGCACTACAAGAAAGAGATACAGGCTGAAAACCCCGGCTATGAGAAGAAGAAGTTCATCTACCGCCTCCACAACACGGAGTTCGAAAAGACCTACGGCAAGGGCTACATCCACCCCGGCTTCGGCACTCGCTTTCTCGGCTTCATCGTGGAGCACCTCCCCAAGATCGGCCCTCTCAAGGCCCTCAAGCTCTCACTCCCCGACGCCGACACCCAGGCCATCTATCTCAAGAGCATCAACACCACCGTCGACAACTACAAACTGAGCCTCGCCAAGGTCATTCCTCCGCAAGCCTCGGTTCCCGGCGTCCCCACACCTGCGCTGCCCATGAAGCCGGCCCAGCCCCTCGACCCCGCCGCCGTCAAGGCCGCCGCGTCCGGCCAGGCGACACCGCCCTCACCTGAAACCGTTACAAACTCGCAGCCCGCTACCGCAGCGCCTCTCCCGGTCACCGTAGCCGCCCCCAAACCCGACGCCACCCTCGCCTCCGCCCCCGACCTCCTCGCCGGCGTTCAGAAGGCACCCGACCTTGCCGAGATCGATCTCGATACCGGCAAGCCTTCTCGCCTCGGAGAGTACCGCCTTGCCGACCTCACCTACGCCCGTCTCCTCGACGACCTACTCCGCAAAAACAAAGACAAGACCACCCTCACCCCCGACCTCCACCAGTCCTTCAAAGACTTCTACGCCGGCACTCGACCCGAACCCGTCTGGTACCAGAAGACCCCCAAGGACTGGGCCGCCCTCACCTCCAACCTCGCCACCCTCGACGCCCTGCCCATGGCGCCCGCCCCGCCACCACCCGCGCCCTCCGGCGTGCCGGCTCCCGCAGCTCTCGAGAAGGAATAA
- a CDS encoding circularly permuted type 2 ATP-grasp protein produces MSPQFGQAALKNYLLDHAYDEMFQNSEALRSHYEPLLEHFSGLPANELQRRKQSADLSFLNQGITFTVYGREEGTEKIFPYDLLPRIITSAEWATVERGLAQRITALNLFLKDIYNEGRILDDGIVPREVIYSCKQFRRQMIGLQVPRNVYIAVCGTDLIRLENGEFVVLEDNLRVPSGVSYMLTNRRVMKRIFPQLFRSYNVRPIEHYTQVLLSTLRSLAPEGRPEPNIVLLSPGVFNSAYFEHAYLARQMGIELVEGRDLVTHDNVIYMRTTSGLRRVDVIYRRVDDDFIDPLAFRGDSILGVSGLFNAYRAGNVTLANAFGTGVADDKALYAYVPAIIKYYLSEEPILKNVETYLMSRPKEREYALKNLDKLVVKAVGESGGYGMLIGPQSTKAEREEFARKIEADPRNYIAQPTISFSRAPCLIGDELQPRHVDLRPYVLYGDKVTIVPGGLTRVALKDGSLVVNSSQGGGSKDTWVLSS; encoded by the coding sequence ATGTCACCCCAATTCGGGCAAGCCGCACTGAAGAACTATCTCCTGGACCATGCGTACGACGAGATGTTCCAAAACAGCGAGGCTTTGCGCTCGCACTATGAGCCACTGTTGGAACACTTTTCGGGGTTGCCGGCCAACGAGCTGCAGAGGCGGAAGCAGTCTGCCGACCTGAGCTTTCTGAACCAGGGGATCACCTTTACGGTATATGGGCGCGAGGAGGGTACGGAGAAGATCTTTCCGTACGACCTTCTGCCGAGGATCATTACCAGCGCGGAGTGGGCGACGGTGGAGCGGGGTCTGGCGCAGCGGATTACGGCGCTGAACCTGTTCCTGAAGGACATTTATAACGAGGGACGGATTCTGGACGACGGGATCGTGCCGCGTGAGGTGATCTATAGCTGCAAGCAGTTCCGGCGGCAGATGATTGGGCTGCAGGTGCCGCGGAATGTGTATATCGCGGTGTGCGGGACGGACCTGATCCGGTTGGAGAATGGCGAGTTCGTAGTGCTCGAGGATAACCTGCGGGTGCCGAGTGGCGTGAGCTATATGCTGACGAACCGGCGCGTGATGAAGAGGATCTTTCCTCAGCTCTTCCGCAGCTATAACGTGAGGCCGATCGAGCATTACACGCAGGTGTTGCTTTCGACGCTGCGATCGCTGGCTCCGGAGGGTCGGCCTGAGCCGAATATCGTGCTGCTGTCGCCGGGGGTGTTCAACTCGGCTTACTTCGAGCATGCGTACCTGGCCCGGCAGATGGGTATCGAGCTGGTGGAAGGGCGCGATCTGGTGACGCACGACAACGTTATCTATATGCGGACGACCAGCGGGCTGCGTCGGGTGGACGTGATCTACCGGCGCGTGGATGACGACTTTATCGATCCGCTGGCGTTTCGCGGGGACTCGATTCTTGGGGTGAGCGGGTTGTTCAATGCGTATCGCGCGGGCAATGTGACGCTGGCGAATGCGTTTGGGACGGGGGTGGCGGACGACAAGGCGCTGTATGCGTATGTGCCCGCAATCATCAAGTACTACCTCTCGGAAGAGCCGATTCTGAAGAATGTTGAGACGTATCTGATGTCGCGGCCAAAGGAGCGGGAGTACGCGCTGAAGAACCTGGACAAGCTGGTGGTGAAGGCTGTGGGTGAGAGCGGCGGGTACGGGATGCTGATTGGGCCGCAGTCGACCAAGGCGGAGCGGGAGGAGTTTGCGAGGAAGATCGAGGCGGATCCGCGGAACTATATTGCGCAGCCTACGATCTCGTTTTCGCGGGCTCCGTGTTTGATTGGGGATGAGTTGCAGCCGCGGCATGTGGACCTGCGGCCCTATGTGCTTTATGGGGACAAGGTGACGATTGTGCCGGGTGGGTTGACGCGGGTGGCGCTGAAGGATGGATCGCTGGTGGTGAACTCTTCGCAGGGTGGGGGGAGTAAGGATACGTGGGTTTTGAGTTCGTAG
- a CDS encoding alpha-E domain-containing protein, which translates to MLSRVADSLYWMSRYLERAEHTTRLLDVNLNLMLDEGESAAEYRWQRVLLALGNPKDVEWTGDPYALTRLLTFDTEYKASIVSCIMSARENARHVREQISTEQWHKLNSLYLEVTGPKLKGQQNATGTETPVEFLQQVMEAVHQFQGVSDSTMSHGEGWQFIQVGRYIERASATAMLLEAYHEDLWQLNEAITTEGNEYLEWMGLLRSATAFEAYCKVYTADLTPERILEFLLLDAEFPHSLRFSIDSLQQALVAIDKESAVTRAEPLRRIAGRLQASLSYSSVDEILSGDVIGYLQSILVQLREIHGTIYEMYVDYSIQAALAG; encoded by the coding sequence TTGCTTTCACGCGTGGCGGATAGTTTGTACTGGATGAGCCGGTATCTGGAGCGGGCCGAGCATACGACGCGTCTGCTGGACGTGAACCTGAACCTGATGCTGGACGAGGGTGAATCTGCGGCCGAGTACCGGTGGCAGAGGGTGCTGCTCGCGCTGGGGAATCCGAAGGACGTCGAGTGGACGGGCGATCCGTATGCGCTGACGCGGCTGCTGACCTTCGACACGGAGTACAAGGCCTCGATCGTTTCGTGCATTATGTCGGCGCGCGAGAATGCGCGGCACGTGAGGGAGCAGATCTCCACCGAGCAGTGGCACAAGCTGAACAGCCTGTATCTGGAGGTGACGGGTCCGAAGCTGAAGGGGCAGCAGAACGCGACGGGGACAGAGACGCCGGTAGAGTTTCTGCAGCAGGTGATGGAGGCCGTCCACCAGTTTCAGGGTGTGAGCGACTCTACCATGAGCCATGGCGAGGGCTGGCAGTTTATTCAGGTGGGTCGCTACATTGAGCGGGCCTCGGCGACGGCGATGCTGCTGGAGGCGTACCACGAAGATTTGTGGCAGCTCAACGAGGCGATTACGACCGAAGGCAATGAGTACCTGGAGTGGATGGGGCTGCTGCGTTCGGCGACGGCGTTCGAGGCGTACTGCAAGGTGTATACGGCGGACCTGACGCCGGAGCGGATTCTAGAGTTTCTGCTGCTGGACGCGGAGTTTCCGCACTCGCTGCGGTTCTCGATCGACTCGCTGCAGCAGGCGCTGGTGGCGATCGACAAGGAGAGCGCGGTGACGCGGGCGGAGCCGCTGCGGAGGATCGCGGGCAGGCTGCAGGCTTCGCTGAGCTATTCGAGCGTGGACGAGATTCTGAGCGGAGACGTGATCGGGTATCTGCAGTCGATTCTGGTGCAGTTGCGGGAGATTCACGGAACGATCTACGAGATGTATGTGGACTACTCGATCCAGGCGGCGTTGGCGGGTTGA